One window from the genome of Bufo bufo chromosome 4, aBufBuf1.1, whole genome shotgun sequence encodes:
- the WDR53 gene encoding WD repeat-containing protein 53 isoform X3, with protein MATKWDSGHSNPVLSLAISKERVIASGAESGELTFWSEQGTPLGKLHLKGDEDVTGVTFSPVSFSRLYAAHGETVSVLDIRALGDPVETFSINKEEINCISVNETDSLLAAADDSGTVKVLDLQSKKVCRTLQRHTNICSAVVFRPHRPQSLVSCGLDMQVLLWNVQKARPLWLTNLQHLAQDEEDLDLHQSPGQLFNPPLAHSLSVSSCGNVFCCGAEDGKIRSFRITGTRFEEDLCFKAHTQGVSQVSFIGQDSGQTLLLSGGNDGRVCLWNLRKDAVQAQKPQKHHPKKSSSKLKVKQMAEASPRVSSSLCIEHGEKVNWILGAELQGSKVVLVADPSNAISVYQLGEL; from the exons ATGGCTACAAAGTGGGACTCTGGCCATTCCAATCCTGTGTTGAGCCTGGCAATCAGCAAGGAGAGGGTGATCGCTTCTGGTGCTGAAAGCGGGGAACTTACCTTCTGGAGTGAGCAAGGAACTCCACTTGGCAAATTGCATCTGAAGGGCGATGAAGATGTAACTGGGGTTACATTCTCCCCAGTTTCCTTTTCCAGGCTTTATGCTGCTCACGGGGAGACAGTCAGTGTGCTGGACATCAGAGCGTTGGGGGATCCTGTGGAGACCTTCAGCATCAACAAAGAAGAGATCAACTGCATTTCTGTCAATGAGACAGACAGTCTACTAGCGGCTGCTGATGACTCTGGCACTGTGAAAGTCTTAGACCTACAGAGTAAGAAAGTCTGCAGGACCCTGCAGAGACATACCAATATATGCTCAGCCGTTGTTTTTAGACCTCACCGGCCACAAAGCCTTGTTTCTTGTGGGCTTGACATGCAG GTGTTGCTTTGGAATGTGCAGAAAGCAAGACCACTATGGCTTACAAATCTGCAACACTTGGCTCAAGATGAAGAAGATCTGGATCTCCATCAGTCCCCAGGTCAGCTCTTTAATCCACCACTGGCTCATTCACTTTCTGTGTCCAGCTGTGGAAATGTGTTTTGCTGTGGTGCTGAGGATGGGAAAATTCGCTCATTTCGGATAACAGGAACTCGTTTTGAGGAGGATCTCTGTTTTAAGGCTCACACTCAAGGCGTCTCTCAAGTCAGTTTTATAGGACAAGATTCTGGACAGACTTTGCTACTCTCTGGAGGCAATGACGGAAGAGTGTGCCTTTGGAATCTCCGAAAAGACGCTGTACAAGCTCAGAAACCGCAAAAACACCACCCCAAGAAGTCCTCATCGAaacttaaagtgaaacaaatggcAGAGGCTTCTCCAAGAGTCAGTTCAAGTCTCTGCATTGAACATGGAGAAAAAGTGAACTGGATTCTAGGAGCTGAACTTCAGGGGTCGAAAGTGGTTCTAGTTGCAGATCCTAGCAATGCCATATCTGTCTATCAGCTGGGTGAGCTATAG
- the WDR53 gene encoding WD repeat-containing protein 53 isoform X1: protein MSVTRSLHKTFSSYFPLLAWSRIMATKWDSGHSNPVLSLAISKERVIASGAESGELTFWSEQGTPLGKLHLKGDEDVTGVTFSPVSFSRLYAAHGETVSVLDIRALGDPVETFSINKEEINCISVNETDSLLAAADDSGTVKVLDLQSKKVCRTLQRHTNICSAVVFRPHRPQSLVSCGLDMQVLLWNVQKARPLWLTNLQHLAQDEEDLDLHQSPGQLFNPPLAHSLSVSSCGNVFCCGAEDGKIRSFRITGTRFEEDLCFKAHTQGVSQVSFIGQDSGQTLLLSGGNDGRVCLWNLRKDAVQAQKPQKHHPKKSSSKLKVKQMAEASPRVSSSLCIEHGEKVNWILGAELQGSKVVLVADPSNAISVYQLGEL, encoded by the exons ATGTCAGTGACCAGAAGCTTACATAAGAcgttttcttcttattttccaTTGCTAGCCTGGAGCAGAATAATGGCTACAAAGTGGGACTCTGGCCATTCCAATCCTGTGTTGAGCCTGGCAATCAGCAAGGAGAGGGTGATCGCTTCTGGTGCTGAAAGCGGGGAACTTACCTTCTGGAGTGAGCAAGGAACTCCACTTGGCAAATTGCATCTGAAGGGCGATGAAGATGTAACTGGGGTTACATTCTCCCCAGTTTCCTTTTCCAGGCTTTATGCTGCTCACGGGGAGACAGTCAGTGTGCTGGACATCAGAGCGTTGGGGGATCCTGTGGAGACCTTCAGCATCAACAAAGAAGAGATCAACTGCATTTCTGTCAATGAGACAGACAGTCTACTAGCGGCTGCTGATGACTCTGGCACTGTGAAAGTCTTAGACCTACAGAGTAAGAAAGTCTGCAGGACCCTGCAGAGACATACCAATATATGCTCAGCCGTTGTTTTTAGACCTCACCGGCCACAAAGCCTTGTTTCTTGTGGGCTTGACATGCAG GTGTTGCTTTGGAATGTGCAGAAAGCAAGACCACTATGGCTTACAAATCTGCAACACTTGGCTCAAGATGAAGAAGATCTGGATCTCCATCAGTCCCCAGGTCAGCTCTTTAATCCACCACTGGCTCATTCACTTTCTGTGTCCAGCTGTGGAAATGTGTTTTGCTGTGGTGCTGAGGATGGGAAAATTCGCTCATTTCGGATAACAGGAACTCGTTTTGAGGAGGATCTCTGTTTTAAGGCTCACACTCAAGGCGTCTCTCAAGTCAGTTTTATAGGACAAGATTCTGGACAGACTTTGCTACTCTCTGGAGGCAATGACGGAAGAGTGTGCCTTTGGAATCTCCGAAAAGACGCTGTACAAGCTCAGAAACCGCAAAAACACCACCCCAAGAAGTCCTCATCGAaacttaaagtgaaacaaatggcAGAGGCTTCTCCAAGAGTCAGTTCAAGTCTCTGCATTGAACATGGAGAAAAAGTGAACTGGATTCTAGGAGCTGAACTTCAGGGGTCGAAAGTGGTTCTAGTTGCAGATCCTAGCAATGCCATATCTGTCTATCAGCTGGGTGAGCTATAG
- the WDR53 gene encoding WD repeat-containing protein 53 isoform X2, with protein MSSTSWSRIMATKWDSGHSNPVLSLAISKERVIASGAESGELTFWSEQGTPLGKLHLKGDEDVTGVTFSPVSFSRLYAAHGETVSVLDIRALGDPVETFSINKEEINCISVNETDSLLAAADDSGTVKVLDLQSKKVCRTLQRHTNICSAVVFRPHRPQSLVSCGLDMQVLLWNVQKARPLWLTNLQHLAQDEEDLDLHQSPGQLFNPPLAHSLSVSSCGNVFCCGAEDGKIRSFRITGTRFEEDLCFKAHTQGVSQVSFIGQDSGQTLLLSGGNDGRVCLWNLRKDAVQAQKPQKHHPKKSSSKLKVKQMAEASPRVSSSLCIEHGEKVNWILGAELQGSKVVLVADPSNAISVYQLGEL; from the exons ATGTCCTCCACGT CCTGGAGCAGAATAATGGCTACAAAGTGGGACTCTGGCCATTCCAATCCTGTGTTGAGCCTGGCAATCAGCAAGGAGAGGGTGATCGCTTCTGGTGCTGAAAGCGGGGAACTTACCTTCTGGAGTGAGCAAGGAACTCCACTTGGCAAATTGCATCTGAAGGGCGATGAAGATGTAACTGGGGTTACATTCTCCCCAGTTTCCTTTTCCAGGCTTTATGCTGCTCACGGGGAGACAGTCAGTGTGCTGGACATCAGAGCGTTGGGGGATCCTGTGGAGACCTTCAGCATCAACAAAGAAGAGATCAACTGCATTTCTGTCAATGAGACAGACAGTCTACTAGCGGCTGCTGATGACTCTGGCACTGTGAAAGTCTTAGACCTACAGAGTAAGAAAGTCTGCAGGACCCTGCAGAGACATACCAATATATGCTCAGCCGTTGTTTTTAGACCTCACCGGCCACAAAGCCTTGTTTCTTGTGGGCTTGACATGCAG GTGTTGCTTTGGAATGTGCAGAAAGCAAGACCACTATGGCTTACAAATCTGCAACACTTGGCTCAAGATGAAGAAGATCTGGATCTCCATCAGTCCCCAGGTCAGCTCTTTAATCCACCACTGGCTCATTCACTTTCTGTGTCCAGCTGTGGAAATGTGTTTTGCTGTGGTGCTGAGGATGGGAAAATTCGCTCATTTCGGATAACAGGAACTCGTTTTGAGGAGGATCTCTGTTTTAAGGCTCACACTCAAGGCGTCTCTCAAGTCAGTTTTATAGGACAAGATTCTGGACAGACTTTGCTACTCTCTGGAGGCAATGACGGAAGAGTGTGCCTTTGGAATCTCCGAAAAGACGCTGTACAAGCTCAGAAACCGCAAAAACACCACCCCAAGAAGTCCTCATCGAaacttaaagtgaaacaaatggcAGAGGCTTCTCCAAGAGTCAGTTCAAGTCTCTGCATTGAACATGGAGAAAAAGTGAACTGGATTCTAGGAGCTGAACTTCAGGGGTCGAAAGTGGTTCTAGTTGCAGATCCTAGCAATGCCATATCTGTCTATCAGCTGGGTGAGCTATAG
- the FBXO45 gene encoding F-box/SPRY domain-containing protein 1 isoform X2 produces MAAAAAAPSAAPAVPPPPPPASGSGRLPSRVLELVFSYLELSDLRSCGLVCKHWHRCLHGDENNDVWRSLCLRTVSEEALRTDVLCNLPTYKVRAIQHGFSSNDCSRNVYIKKNGFTLHRNPIAQSTDGARTKIGFSEGRHAWEVWWEGPLGTVAVIGIATKRAPMQCQGYVALLGSDDQSWGWNLVDNNLLHNGEVNGSFPQCNNAPKYQIGERIRVILDMEDKTLAFERGYEFLGVAFRGLPKTCLYPAVSAVYGNTEVTLVYLGKPLDG; encoded by the exons ATGGCGGCGGCTGCCGCCGCTCCCTCTGCGGCTCCCGCTGtgcctcctccaccgcctcctgCTTCGGGCTCGGGAAGATTACCAAGCCGTGTGCTGGAGCTGGTATTCTCCTACCTGGAGCTGTCAGACCTCCGGAGCTGCGGCCTGGTGTGTAAGCATTGGCATCGCTGCCTGCACGGGGACGAGAATAACGACGTGTGGAGGAGCCTGTGCCTGCGGACGGTCAGCGAGGAAGCCCTGCGCACCGACGTGCTCTGCAACCTGCCCACGTACAAG GTCCGAGCCATCCAGCATGGATTCAGCTCCAATGACTGCTCTAGGAACGTGTACATCAAGAAAAATGGTTTTACTCTGCATCGGAATCCAATCGCTCAGAGCACTGATGGGGCACGCACCAAAATTGGCTTTAGCGAGGGGCGTCATGCCTGGGAAGTATGGTGGGAAGGTCCGCTTGGCACAGTGGCGGTAATTGGCATTGCGACAAAACGGGCTCCCATGCAGTGCCAGGGTTATGTGGCGCTCCTTGGCAGTGATGACCAGAGTTGGGGCTGGAACCTAGTTGATAATAATCTGTTGCACAATGGAGAAGTGAATGGAAGTTTTCCTCAGTGCAATAATGCCCCCAAGTATCAG ATAGGTGAAAGGATCAGAGTCATCTTGGATATGGAAGACAAGACCTTGGCCTTTGAGCGCGGCTATGAGTTTTTAGGAGTGGCATTTAGGGGACTTCCAAAGACCTGTCTATATCCAGCAGTTTCAGCCGTCTATGGAAACACAGAAGTGACATTGGTCTACTTAGGGAAGCCACTGGATGGGTGA
- the FBXO45 gene encoding F-box/SPRY domain-containing protein 1 isoform X1 encodes MAAAAAAPSAAPAVPPPPPPASGSGRLPSRVLELVFSYLELSDLRSCGLVCKHWHRCLHGDENNDVWRSLCLRTVSEEALRTDVLCNLPTYKARVRAIQHGFSSNDCSRNVYIKKNGFTLHRNPIAQSTDGARTKIGFSEGRHAWEVWWEGPLGTVAVIGIATKRAPMQCQGYVALLGSDDQSWGWNLVDNNLLHNGEVNGSFPQCNNAPKYQIGERIRVILDMEDKTLAFERGYEFLGVAFRGLPKTCLYPAVSAVYGNTEVTLVYLGKPLDG; translated from the exons ATGGCGGCGGCTGCCGCCGCTCCCTCTGCGGCTCCCGCTGtgcctcctccaccgcctcctgCTTCGGGCTCGGGAAGATTACCAAGCCGTGTGCTGGAGCTGGTATTCTCCTACCTGGAGCTGTCAGACCTCCGGAGCTGCGGCCTGGTGTGTAAGCATTGGCATCGCTGCCTGCACGGGGACGAGAATAACGACGTGTGGAGGAGCCTGTGCCTGCGGACGGTCAGCGAGGAAGCCCTGCGCACCGACGTGCTCTGCAACCTGCCCACGTACAAGGCGAGG GTCCGAGCCATCCAGCATGGATTCAGCTCCAATGACTGCTCTAGGAACGTGTACATCAAGAAAAATGGTTTTACTCTGCATCGGAATCCAATCGCTCAGAGCACTGATGGGGCACGCACCAAAATTGGCTTTAGCGAGGGGCGTCATGCCTGGGAAGTATGGTGGGAAGGTCCGCTTGGCACAGTGGCGGTAATTGGCATTGCGACAAAACGGGCTCCCATGCAGTGCCAGGGTTATGTGGCGCTCCTTGGCAGTGATGACCAGAGTTGGGGCTGGAACCTAGTTGATAATAATCTGTTGCACAATGGAGAAGTGAATGGAAGTTTTCCTCAGTGCAATAATGCCCCCAAGTATCAG ATAGGTGAAAGGATCAGAGTCATCTTGGATATGGAAGACAAGACCTTGGCCTTTGAGCGCGGCTATGAGTTTTTAGGAGTGGCATTTAGGGGACTTCCAAAGACCTGTCTATATCCAGCAGTTTCAGCCGTCTATGGAAACACAGAAGTGACATTGGTCTACTTAGGGAAGCCACTGGATGGGTGA